CTGTGTTTCGCTGCGTTGCCGCTTGTTTCCCCGGGCGAGGCCAGCGCCGCTACGGCGGCCGGCAACGGACGCTCTGCCAGTTCGGTCTACTGGCTCGACTGGTCCAAGGCGACAAACACGGCTGGGTCCGGCGTGTTCCGCAACCGCCCATATTTCAAGGTGCAGCCGGGAACCAAGCTTGTTGAAACACCGGCCCGGGACTTCGAAATCTCGGCAACCTTCGGACAAGTTTCCGCGGCACCGCGTGCCGGAGGAACGGGAACCCGCGCCGTCCACGTCACCCGCCAGGACCCGGACTGGTCTGAACTCAAGCTCAACGGGTACGACACCGGAAACCAGTACTCCGTGATCACTCCCAGCGATGACCGGAGCACAGTGTCCTTCACTCTGCAGTTGACCGCCACCTTCCGCGGGCAGCCTGTCGCCGTAGACGTGGTGGCCACGGACGGCGAAAGCGCCGGACCCTGGGCAAACGAAAGCAACGTTATTACCACCAACGGTGCTCCCTGGCAGAACATCGACAACAGCAGCCGTCCCGGAGCCGGAATGTGGACCTCGTCTCTGGCGAACGGTGGATTCGGAACACGGACCATGGGTCCCTGGCTCACCGAAGGGAAGTCAGGCAAGGGGACCGCTCCCATCGGCGTTTCCAGGGGTGCCACGGAAATCCGTGCGGATATCACGGCCACCGGCATGCAGAACGTGATGATCGGCGTCATGCTTCCCATGGATTTCGGTGACGCACCGGCGTCCTACGGTCCCGCTGTCCACCTCACCGATTGGACTGCTGTCGGCACCAATCCACAGGCTTTCACCGGGACGCCCGGCGCACCCGGAGTGGCTTTCAACACCGCCCTGGGCAATCCCTTCCTCGGCTGTGTTCCGGGCGACCCGGACCATGACCCCCTCTACGGACGTGACAACGCTGTCCCCTGGACCGGAGATGACGATACGGGGGCAGGAAACACGGAGAGCACCGGCCCGTGCGGCCTCGACGCATCCGGTATAAAGACGGGGGATGAGAACTGGTCTCAGCTCACGGGGACTTCTGCCCCGCCGCCGATCCCCAGCCGCACACAGGACTATTCCGTCACTTTGAACGCCGGCAAAGCTGACGGCATGACCGTCGCCGGTTGGATCGATTGGAACAACAACGGAACCTTCGACGCCGTGGAACGCGCCCAGGCGACGGTCGCCGGAGGCAAAGCGACCCTGACCTGGACCGGTGTAACCCCCGCTGCGGGAGTCACCGCCGTCGGCTCCCGATTCCGCATTGCCGCAAGAAGCAGCGAAACCACCCTCCCGACCGGAGCTGCAGCTACCGGCGAGGTGGAAGACCACCTGCTGCCGGTCACGCCGGACGCCGTCCTAACCAAGAGCTCCAATCCGGCTAGCGGCACCACCGTGCTTCCCGGCAGCCTCGTAACCTACCGCCTGCTTTTGTCCAACAGCACTAACGTCGCAGCCGCCGTGGACTTCACCGATCATCTGGGTTCCGTATTGGATGACGCTGTTCTGGACACCACCTCCATCTCGGTACCCGCCGGCATTTATGCGGAATTCGATCCGGATGCCCGTACATTGCGGATTACCGGATCCCTGGCGGCGAACTCCGAGGCAGAGGTTACGTACCGGGTTCGGGTAGCGCAGACCGGATTCGGGGATTCCCTGCTGGAAAACGCCGTGGTGCATCGGGATAGCCTGCCGCCCGCGGAATGCCTGCCCGCGAACTCCATGTGCACCTCCCACTCCGTAACGGATGTTCTGCTGTCCAAGGGAGCGGTACCCGTCACCGGCAGCACGGTATCCCCGGGGGACACCGTCAGCTACACCGTGTCTGCTCAAAGCCTGGCCGGACCGGCAGACGGCCTGATGATCACGGACAACCTCAGCGACGTCCTCGACGACGCTGTGTTCGTCCCGGGATCGGCCCGCCTGTCCGTCGTCGGTTCCCCGGCGCTAGCGGTGGCCGATCCCGGTGCCAACGGCATCCTGGCCGCCGGCCCCGTCACACTGCCCGCCGGAACCACTGCCGAGCTCACCTACTCAGTGCGGATCCGGGACGATGCCTGGGCAACCACCCTGCGCAACGTCGCCACCGGTGCCAGCAGCACCGAAGGCGCAGTGCGGTGTGACTTCTGTACCACCACGCACAGCACCAATGCCGTGGTCCTGATTCAAAAAATAGGCGAATCAGCCGATGCCGGCTGGGTTCCGATGGACGGTTCCGCGTGGAGCATCCGTCAGGACAACGCAGGCGCCCCCGGGCCTGAACCCGCCGGTGCTGCTGTGAACGCCGTTACCGGGAAAACGGGTGCGTTCCGTGCTGAGAACCTCCCTGCGGGGACCTACTGGCTTGAGGAAACCCAGGCACCTGCAGGCTTCAACCTGCTGGCTGAACCGGTGAAGTTTTCCGTCACGGCTGACGGGACCGCAGCCATCCTGGGCGGGGCCGGGAACGGCGTCGTCTCCGTTGCCAGGGAACCCGCGTCCGGCATCTATCAGATCACTGTTCGAGATGTACCGGCGCTGCAACTGCCTGAGTCAGGCGGGCGCGGAACCACCACTTTCCTGATTGCCGGCGGACTGCTTCTGGCAGCAGCCGCGCTTGCTCTTCTGATGCCGCGGTCTGCGCCGCGCCGCTCGAAGAGCACCTAAGACCGCACCACCTAAACCGCACCACCAAGCCTCACCACCTAAGAGGCAACCACTATGAGGAGCACTACATTGGAATCAAAGCAGAGGGGACTCCGCTGGCGCAGCGCGTCGGCACTGGTCGCCGGAGCGCTGGTAGCCCTGCTCGGCGTCTCGGCACCGGCCCACGCATCGCCCGTCGTCGACGCGGCCCAAAAGGGTTCGCTGACGGTCCACAAGTTCCACAAGCCCGATGCAGCAACAGGCCTGCCCGCCAACGGAGCAGCTGTTACCAGCGGATTGGACGGACTCACCCCACTGGCGGGCGTCGAGTTCACCATCGAACAGGTGAATCCCGTGGACCTGGCGGCGAACAGCGGATGGCAGGCTGCCGAGGACATCAGCAGGGTGTTTGACCCCGCCAACCCCGCCGGTTCCATCACCTCTGCCTCCGCCGTGCTCGGCGCAGCCAAAAGGGCGCTCACGGACAGCACGGGCTCGGCCGCCTTCAGCAACCTGGACCTGGGGCTTTACCTGGTCACGGAGACTTCCTACCCGGCCGGTGTTACCCCGGCGGCGCCGTTCCTGGTCACCGTTCCCCTCACGGACCCCAACCAGCGGGACGGGTGGCTCTATGACGTGCACGTCTACCCGAAGAACTCCGTCTCCACTCTGTCCAAGACCGTCACCGACAACGCCGACACCCGGGTTGGGGATGAAATCGACTTCACCATCACCGGCGATATCCCCAACGAAACAGTCATCGACGGCTACAAGTTCGTGGACGAACTGGATTCCAAGCTGAAGTATGTCCGTGCGGAGGTCGCCCTGACCAACGGCACAGCCATCGTCGAGGGAACGCACTACACGGTTGCCCATGAGACTGCCTCCAACCGGGTAACCGTCGAATTCACCGCAGACGGACGCGGGGTGCTGGCCGCGAACCACACCTCGGAAGTCCAGGTAATCCTCACCGCCGAGGTCACTGCCGCAGGCGAAATTGAGAACCAGGCTCTGCTGTACCCCAGCGCGCCCAGCTTCAGCGTCACCCCCGGTGATCCGAACGGACCTACGCCGTCTCCCACGGTCATCACCAAGTGGGGCGGGCTGACAGTGCAGAAGACCAACGAGGCCGGTGCAGCGCTCGCCGGAGCGAAATTCTCAGTCTTTACGAGCCAAGCCGACGCCGTCTCCGGCACCAACGCCGTGTCCCTGGAGGGCAGCACCGTCTTCACCACGGCCGCCGACGGCACCCTGACACTGTCCGGGCTCCGCTACTCGAACTGGGCAGACGGCCGGGAGATCACTGACGCCGCCGCGTTCCAGAAGTACTACCTGGTGGAAGTTGAGGCACCGGCCGGATACGAACTGCTCGCCCAGCCCATCGAATTCACCGTCACCGCAGCGACCACCGCTGCCGGCGTCGACCTGCAGGTCGAAAACGTTCCGTCCAACGGCGGTTTCAAACTGCCGCTGACCGGTGGCAGCGGCACCGCGCTGCTCTACGCAGCGGGTGTCCTGCTGGTGGGAGGAGCGGCCGCCCTGCTCCTGAACTCCCGCCGCCGCGCCGGGGAATAACCCGCAACAGGCCGGGGAGGACGCCGCGCGTCCTCTCCGGCCTAGTCGTTCTTAACAAACGCCCCAGACGGATCCGAAGGAAGCAATGGGAAGAAGGAAGCGCCAAGCGGCCCGGCACCGGAGCCGCAGTTGGGATCTCCGGCGGCTGCTGACTGTGCTGGCGGCCGCGGCCGGCGTGGCAGTACTGCTGTATCCGAGCGCCGCGGACTGGTTTTCCGACCGCGGCCACGCCGAACA
This genomic interval from Arthrobacter sunyaminii contains the following:
- a CDS encoding SpaH/EbpB family LPXTG-anchored major pilin gives rise to the protein MESKQRGLRWRSASALVAGALVALLGVSAPAHASPVVDAAQKGSLTVHKFHKPDAATGLPANGAAVTSGLDGLTPLAGVEFTIEQVNPVDLAANSGWQAAEDISRVFDPANPAGSITSASAVLGAAKRALTDSTGSAAFSNLDLGLYLVTETSYPAGVTPAAPFLVTVPLTDPNQRDGWLYDVHVYPKNSVSTLSKTVTDNADTRVGDEIDFTITGDIPNETVIDGYKFVDELDSKLKYVRAEVALTNGTAIVEGTHYTVAHETASNRVTVEFTADGRGVLAANHTSEVQVILTAEVTAAGEIENQALLYPSAPSFSVTPGDPNGPTPSPTVITKWGGLTVQKTNEAGAALAGAKFSVFTSQADAVSGTNAVSLEGSTVFTTAADGTLTLSGLRYSNWADGREITDAAAFQKYYLVEVEAPAGYELLAQPIEFTVTAATTAAGVDLQVENVPSNGGFKLPLTGGSGTALLYAAGVLLVGGAAALLLNSRRRAGE
- a CDS encoding CshA/CshB family fibrillar adhesin-related protein, with product MSRIPSRLHAAIAGVLVLLCFAALPLVSPGEASAATAAGNGRSASSVYWLDWSKATNTAGSGVFRNRPYFKVQPGTKLVETPARDFEISATFGQVSAAPRAGGTGTRAVHVTRQDPDWSELKLNGYDTGNQYSVITPSDDRSTVSFTLQLTATFRGQPVAVDVVATDGESAGPWANESNVITTNGAPWQNIDNSSRPGAGMWTSSLANGGFGTRTMGPWLTEGKSGKGTAPIGVSRGATEIRADITATGMQNVMIGVMLPMDFGDAPASYGPAVHLTDWTAVGTNPQAFTGTPGAPGVAFNTALGNPFLGCVPGDPDHDPLYGRDNAVPWTGDDDTGAGNTESTGPCGLDASGIKTGDENWSQLTGTSAPPPIPSRTQDYSVTLNAGKADGMTVAGWIDWNNNGTFDAVERAQATVAGGKATLTWTGVTPAAGVTAVGSRFRIAARSSETTLPTGAAATGEVEDHLLPVTPDAVLTKSSNPASGTTVLPGSLVTYRLLLSNSTNVAAAVDFTDHLGSVLDDAVLDTTSISVPAGIYAEFDPDARTLRITGSLAANSEAEVTYRVRVAQTGFGDSLLENAVVHRDSLPPAECLPANSMCTSHSVTDVLLSKGAVPVTGSTVSPGDTVSYTVSAQSLAGPADGLMITDNLSDVLDDAVFVPGSARLSVVGSPALAVADPGANGILAAGPVTLPAGTTAELTYSVRIRDDAWATTLRNVATGASSTEGAVRCDFCTTTHSTNAVVLIQKIGESADAGWVPMDGSAWSIRQDNAGAPGPEPAGAAVNAVTGKTGAFRAENLPAGTYWLEETQAPAGFNLLAEPVKFSVTADGTAAILGGAGNGVVSVAREPASGIYQITVRDVPALQLPESGGRGTTTFLIAGGLLLAAAALALLMPRSAPRRSKST